One segment of Nostoc piscinale CENA21 DNA contains the following:
- the ndk gene encoding nucleoside-diphosphate kinase: MERTFLAIKPDGVQRKLVGEIIRRFETKGFTLVGLKFLQVSRELAEQHYGVHRERPFFGSLVEFITSGPVVAMVWEGDGVIAAARKIIGATNPLTAEPGTIRGDFGINIGRNLIHGSDAPETAQQEVALWFKDEELVNWQPHIFPWLHE; the protein is encoded by the coding sequence TTGGAACGCACATTTTTAGCTATAAAGCCTGATGGCGTACAACGTAAACTAGTCGGCGAAATTATCCGTCGGTTTGAAACTAAGGGCTTTACCCTGGTGGGCTTGAAGTTTCTCCAAGTCAGTCGAGAACTGGCTGAACAACATTATGGTGTTCACCGGGAACGCCCATTTTTTGGTAGTTTAGTCGAATTTATCACTTCTGGCCCAGTTGTAGCGATGGTCTGGGAAGGTGATGGTGTGATTGCGGCTGCAAGAAAAATTATCGGTGCAACCAATCCCTTAACAGCAGAACCAGGCACAATTCGCGGCGACTTTGGGATTAATATTGGACGCAACTTAATTCACGGTTCCGATGCTCCCGAAACTGCACAGCAGGAAGTTGCTTTGTGGTTTAAAGATGAAGAATTAGTTAATTGGCAACCACATATTTTCCCTTGGTTGCACGAATAG